The segment CTGAAGATATTCGGCATATTCTTTTAATTGCTGAACAGTGAAATCTCCGGTTAGATTGATATTAAGAATAGGTTGTTCTTCAGAAATATTGAGATCAAAAACATTGGGTTCTACTTTACCGCCATTATCCAGATTTGGCCAGGTTGTTTCTGCTTTGACCTGATCTACCCTGTCTTTTATTTTTTGCCTTGCAACATCAACACTTACATCATCATCAAATTCTACAATAATCATAGAGTAATCCTGAAAAGTAGTAGAGCTTATGTCTATAACACCTCCCACGTTATTGAATTCCTCCTCGAGAGGTTCAGTTATAAATTTCTCCACATCCTCTGCAGAGTTTCCTGGATTTATAGTACTAACATAAATCTTGGTTTCAATAATTTCAGGAAAAGATTCCCTTGGCATACTGTAGTAGGAGAGAAGTCCCCCTACTAAGACAATGGCAATAATTACGTACACCGTCATCCTGTTCTCAATGGCCCAGGACGATATCTTAAATTCTTTGTCTATTTTGTTCATTTGGACTGCTTCAACAAATTCTTAATTTTTTACTTTGACCTTTTGTTGATCCCTTAAATTTCTGCTTCCCTGGATAATAACCTGTTCATCTGTTTCAATACCTGAAAGTATCTCTACCTGATTATCCTGGGTTTTTCCTGTTTCTACAGTCTTTCTCACTGCTGTTCCGGTGCTGTCACTTTCCTTCTGAAGAACATAAACTATACTCTCCCCCATGGAGTTCTTTTGAATAGCACTCTCTGGTATTGTTATAGCTCCTTCAGCAGTATAGTCATTGAGCCTAACAGTAGCAATTAAGTTAGGCTTTACAAATCCATCCTTATTAGGTATGGATACCTCCACCTGGAATGTTCTGTTATTGGGATTTATAAAGCTGCCAACCTGTTTAACCTCTCCTTCATATTGCTTGTTAATTGCGGGAATTTCTACAATTACCGATGTGCCTTTTTTAATTTGATTAAGGTATGTTTCTGGAACAGCTGCCTCCACGTACATATTCTCAAGGTTTACCAGCCTGAATAGTTGATTTTGACCCGGGTTTACAACCTGTCCTTCATCGGAAATTACTTCATCTATTACTCCGCTAAAAGGTGCTCTCACATTAGTTTTAGCTAATTGAGATCTCAATTGGTTTACAGCATTTTGTGACGATTGATAAGTTGTTTGAGCTTCCAAAAACTGGATTTCTGATCCTATATTTTGCTCCCATAAGCGCTGCTGCCTCTCAAAAGTGGTTTTAGCAAGATTTGCCTGCGCCTCCAGCTGTGCCACCTGGCTCGATAGACCTCCATCATCAATAGTGGCGAGTAACTGTCCTTTGCGCACCTGCTGCCCCTCCTCTACGTGAACTTGAGAAAGAACTCCCGAAAATTCCGGATAAATAATTATGTTCTCCCTGGTAGCAACATCACCCTGTACTCTTGTGTAGTGCCTGAAGGTGGTATCAATCACCTCCTGAACAGTAACAACGGGAAAGCCTCTGGTGTCGTCCATTTGGTTTATTGCTGCATCGAGTTGCTCAATTTTGCCTGCAATTTCACTTTGTTGCTTGCTTAGCTCTACCTTTTTCGCCCGGATCTCTTCCAGGTTGTTAGAAGCTATAACATCTTCTACAGAACCTTCTTCAGTTTTCCCACAGGAAACAAGCAGTAGTGAGAAAAGGGAGATATAGAGTAAATTTTTCATCGGCTTATTATGTTTACTTAAATTCATTAAGTGGTTTATTAAAGTAAAGGGTATTAATTATTAGGAGAATATTTGGTGGTGTCCAGCAGGTTCTCCAGAGTCGCTTTTGTTGTTATTACATTTAACATGGATTGTAATAATTCCTGTTGAGCATTAAAAAGCTGCCGTTGCGCTTCACTTAATTCAAAGCTGGTGGCGAGTCCCTCAAAAAATTTGATCCTGTTTTTGTTTTCAATCCTCTCTGCCAGTTCCAGATTTCTTTTTAGGGTTTCGTAATTTTCCAGACTGTATTCATAGTCGTTTCTTGCTGCATTGATATCAAGCCGAATTCTGTTTTCGGTTTCATCAAGTTCTAAGAGAGCCTGTTCATATTCAATCTGCATTTGCTGGGTTCTTGCTCCGCGCATTCCGCTGCTGAAAATTGGAATATTAAGGCTTACTCCAAGAATGGACTGTGCAAAATATTCCTGATCACTATTGAAGAAGGTGAATTTTCCACTATAGGCCTGTGCACCGTAATTGACAAAAGCAGTAAGCGAAGGCAGGGCTTTTGCCTTTTCCAGCCGAACAAAAATGCGGGCGGCTTCGGCATTATTGGCAGCTATCCTGTAATCAATATTTTCCTCGACAGGTATTTCCTTGGAGAGGAGAGCGAGGTCGTAATATTTCATTGCGACAACATCCAGATCTTCACTCAGTTTTATTTCAGTATCTACAGGAAGACCCAAAGTGTGGGCAAGCATTTCATAAGAAATCTCCAGCATTCTCTCGCTGCGGTTTAAATTGTTCTGTAAACCGAGGAGAGTGATTTGCAATTGTTCCACGTCTTCCTCTTCAGCAAAACCATTTTCAAAAATCTTTTGGGTGTCACTGTAATTCTTGTCCACAGTCTGGAGGTTTTTCTTCAGGATTTGAACACTTTCTTCAGCTAAGAGTACATTAGCATAAGCAGAAACAATAGCCTCTTTTACAGATTGATCTGTCTTGGTTTTGGCATTTCTGGAAATTGCTAAAAGAGTTTGAGCTGATTGGACACCTACAATATAAGAACCGTCAAAAATTAATTGGTTCCAGGTGGCGGTGCCTCCAAGATTTTGTTTCGTTCCAAATCTCACTTAAGCACAAAAGTTCCTGGAGCACCTCCGGCAAGTTCAGCTGGCAAAAGGGTAACAGGTTGTTTTAAAAGGTTTTGATAATCAACATTGGCACTTATTTGCGGCAAACCCTGGGAAATGATTTCCCATTTTTGTTTCAGGGCTTTTTCTACTTCCTTTCCGGCAATTTGAGAGGTATAATTATTTTGAAGACCTAAAATAATTGCTTCTTCCAGGGATAAGGTATAGGAGCTTTGAACATCCTCTTCCTGTGAAAACATTGTAAAGGAAAACAGGAGAGTAAAGAATAGAAATACTTTTTTCATTTAATCTTCAAGGGTTAAGATTTCATTTAGTGTTTGTAGGCCTTTGGGAGTTACAATGGCACGCAGGTGATACTCGAGAAATTTTTCGGTTAGATCCTTTAGCGGAAACTGGTCAACTGGGAAAAAATCAGAATTCTTTATGCTCATCATTCCCATAAAGTAGATCTTACTAATAAATTCTACGGGTATGGAGGACTGAGTAAAGACCGTCGTCTATACCTTTTTTCAAATTGTCGGCAAGGCTGCAGTGCATCATTTCGGAATGATTTTCCTGAACTTCCTGGTAGACCTTTGGGTAATATTTATTTAATTGATACTGTGGTGAAGATTTCTCATCCTTTAAATGATTCATTACAAATTTCTTTATTTCATAAAGCTCTACAATGGGATTGTTTTCTCTGGCCTTGATGTTCTCAATTCCCTGCTCTATTGATTTAAGGATGTAAATAGTGGTGGCCTGCACCAGTTTGGTTTTCGTGGAAAAATTCGCGTAAATTGTCTTTTTTGATATTCCCATTTTATTGGCAATCTCGTCCATAGTGACGCTTTTGAAGCCAAAAGTCAAAAACATATCTGCCGCAGTACGTATTATATCTTCTTTCATTTTCAATTTCTGAGGGCGCAAATATACTGCAGGAAACTTTAAAAACTATAAAAGTTTCCATTAAATTATTATTAAATAATTGTGACAATTTCCAGTTGTGCTCATTTGTCCTATTTTTACTAAAAATTTTCAAATGCTTTCTATATCTGAATACCGTGATGTTTTTGAAGATCACATGAATAAGAAGATCACTTCTAAAGAACTTAGTGAATCTTTATGAGCCAATGATCTATATTTTAAATCTGGGAGGCAAGAGACTAAGGCCTGTCCTAACTTTAATGGCTGCAGAAATCTTTGATTGTTCTCACAAAAAAGCTTTGGATGCAGCTTTAGCCATAGAAGTATTTCACAATTTCTCCCTTGTCCATGATGATATTATGGATGATGCCCCTTTGAGAAGAGGCAATGTCACAGTACACGAAAAATGGGATATTAATACAGGTATCCTTTCCGGGGACGCAATGCTCATTAATGCTTACCAGCTATTCGAAAATTATGACGGTCCGGTATTTAAGGAATTGGCACAGTTATTCAGCAGGACGGCAATTAAAGTTTGTGAAGGACAGCAGTATGATGTTGATTTTGAAGCGCGGGATAATGTGAAGATAGGAGAGTATCTTAAAATGATCGAATACAAAACGGCAGTACTCGTTGGTGCCTCACTACAAATGGGAGCCATAGTTGCTGAAACTACCGGAGAATGTAAAGAAGCGGTTTATGAATTTGGAAAATTACTGGGAATAGCCTTTCAATTGCAGGATGATTACCTGGACGTATTTGGTGATCCTGAGTCTTTCGGGAAACAAATTGGAGGGGACATTATAGAAAATAAAAAAACCTTCCTCTATTTAACTGCACTGGCAGAAGCAGATGAATTACAGGGAAGACAACTGGAGCATTTGTATTCCATTAACCCGCCTGAAACTTCAGGAAAAATATCAGCTGTAAAAAGCATTTTTGAAAGCAGTGGAGCTTCAAATCTGGCAAGGAAAGAAATTGAGAAATATACTACTTTGGCTTTTGAAGTTTTAGAAGGAATAGACATCCCGGCACACAAAAAGGAGCTTCTTCGAAATTTTGGATTGTTACTAATGAACAGGAAGGTTTAAAAATAAATACTTACAAAAGGCATAAAGGCACTTCCATAGAAACTTTTTTCATCGTCGTGCAAGAGGTTATAACGAACCCCGGTAACAACTAAGCCCGGCATTATATCCTAATCCTACAAACAGAGCGGGAACCCAGGATTGTTCTTTCATACTGCCGCCATCAAATTCATACCGCGTGTTAATATTTAATTGTTCATATTCCGCAGATAGCTGAATAGCCTGAATTGGCCTGAACATTCCAATGACACTTCCCCCAAAACTTGTGGCTTTATAATTCCTTTGAGAGGCATAAGCTCCACTTATGCCTACACCTGCAGAAAAATAAGAATTGAAATCATAAACTGCAGAAGGTGCAAGAGCGCCAGTGAAATTCCCATTTCCAAAAGATAATCCTAAACTTCCTCCCAATCTTACCTGATCCCAGAAGTTAGAAGGATTTTGAGGATTCTTCTCTATGCCCTGAGCCTTTATCTGTGAGTTTGAAATTATTAAAAACAACAAAAGAAAAAAAACTTTGGGATTAATGAAATTTAGTGCTTTTGTCATGTTAAAGTTCTTATAAGGTGTGGGATAAATATAACAATTCTTATAAGCTATAATAGCTAAAAGTTGTATTTTTGCGATGTTTTACAAAAAAGAAACATTAGTTTCCAACTATGGATAGATTCTCATTTCTTAACGCCGCACATACATCATTTTTCGCCGATCTTTATGAACAATATCTGGAAAATCCTGACAGCGTAGAACCAAGCTGGAGAGCATTTTTCCAGGGATTTGATTTTGGACAAAATGGCCTCTCTTCTTCAAATGGAGAAGCAAGGGAAGAGGTAATTGAAAATGCAGTCGATGGAGAGTATTGCGCGCCACAACTACAAAACCTTGAAAAAGAATTTAAGGTTATAAAACTTATCGAAGGTTATCGCACAAGAGGGCATTTGTTTACTCAAACAAATCCTGTGAGGGAGCGAAGAAAATATTCCCCTACCCTGGATATTGAAAATTATGGATTATCACAGGGAGATTTAGATACTGTATTTAATGCGGGGGAGGTTATTGGTATTGGTTCTGCCACTTTAAAGGACATTATTACCCACCTGTCCAGGATCTACTGTCAATCCATTGGAATTGAGTATATGTATATTCGTAAACCCGAAGAAATTTCCTGGATCCAGGATAAATTAAATATCAACGATAATCAGCCTGATTTTACTGCTGAGCAAAAAAAGCTCATCCTTAAAAAATTAAATGAAGCTGTTTCGTTTGAGAGCTTTTTGCATACGAAATACGTGGGTCAAAAGAGATTTTCCTTAGAAGGAAATGAAAGTTTAATTCCGGCGTTGGATGCTATTATAGAAAAAGCTGCAGATGTAGGAGTGCGTGAGTTCGTAATGGGTATGGCTCACAGGGGAAGATTAAACACCCTTACCAATATCTTTGGTAAAAGTGCGAAGGACATATTTAGTGAATTTGATGGGAAAGATTACGAGCAGGATATTTTTGATGGGGACGTAAAATATCACCTTGGATGGACTAGTTGCAGGAAAACCCGTAACGGTAAAGAAATTAATATAAACATAGCGCCCAATCCTTCTCACCTGGAGACCGTAGGTCCGGTTGTAGAAGGAATTACCCGTGCAAAACAGGACAGGCGGTACAATGGAGATAATTCTTCAGTTTTGCCTATTGTAGTGCATGGAGATGCTGCAATAGCAGGACAGGGAGTTGTCTATGAAGTCATACAAATGGCTCAACTGGAGGGTTACCAAACAGGAGGTACTATTCATATCGTGGTAAACAACCAAATTGGATTTACCACCAATTACCTGGATGGCCGCTCATCAACTTATTGTACAGATGTTGGAAAGGTTACTTTATCTCCTATCCTTCACGTAAATGCTGATGATGCAGAGGCTGTTGTACACGCGGCTTTATTCGCACTGGATTTTAGAATGAAGTTTAAGAGAGACGTTTTTATTGATCTACTTGGCTACAGGAAATATGGGCATAATGAAGGTGATGAACCAAGGTTTACTCAACCTAAGCTTTATAAGGCTATAGCTTCACATGAAAATCCCCGCGATATTTATGCTGAAAAGCTTATCAAAAGTGGAGTTATTGATAAAGATTATGTAGGTAAGCTTGAAGAAGAATACAAGGCAAATCTTGAAGAAAATCTGGAAAATTCCCGTAAAGAGGACAAAACCAAAATAACTCCCTTTATGGAAGACGAGTGGGAAGGTTTTGAAAATGTAGAGGAAGACCAAATGATGGAATCTGTAGATACTACTATAGATATTCAAAAGCTGGATGAGATTGCAGAAGTAATTACCCAACTTCCGGAAGACAAAAAGTTTATGCGCAAAATCGCGAAACTTATTGAGGGCAGGCATAGTATGTATTTTGACAATAATCAACTGGATTGGGCCATGGCAGAATTACTTGCTTATGGAAGTTTGATGCTGGAAGGTTATAATGTGAGGATGAGCGGTCAGGATGTGGAAAGAGGTACTTTTTCTCACTTAAGCATGCTATTGTAAAAGTCGAAGACAGTGAAGAAGAAATTATTCTTCACAACAACATAAAGAATAAAAAAGGAGATTTCAGGATATACAATTCGCTACTTTCAGAATATGGAGTGGTAGGTTTTGATTACGGTTATGCAATGGCCAGCCCTACAACTCTTACTATTTGGGAAGCGCAGTTTGGTGATTTCGTCAATGGTGCCCAGATTATGCTGGATCAATACATCTCGGCCGCTGAAGATAAATGGAAACTGCAAAATGGATTGGTGATGTTTCTGCCGCACGGATATGAGGGTCAGGGAGCAGAACACTCTTCGGGAAGAATGGAGCGTTTTCTTCAGTTGTGTGCTACAGATAATATGTATGTGGCAGATGTTACAACACCTGCCAACATGTTTCATTTACTTCGCAGGCAGATGAAGGTGAAATTTAGAAAGCCTTTAATTATATTTACTCCAAAAAGTTTGTTGAGGCATCCAAAAGTTATTTCTACAAAAGAAGACTTCGCCCAGGGTAGTTTCCAAACTCTAATAGATGATTCGCAAGCTGAAGTTAATAAAATAAAATCCCTGGTATTTTGTACAGGTAAATTTTATTATGACCTTCTTGAGCACCGTGAAAAGATTGGAAGAGATGACGTGGCTCTAGTGAGGGTAGAACAATTATTTCCATTGCCCTGCGATAAGATGAAGGAAATGATAGATAAATATAAAAATGCCGATGACCTGGTATGGGCGCAGGAAGAACCAAGGAATATGGGAGCCTATAGTCATTTGTTACTTCACTTTGATGAAGCTAAGAACTTTAGGGTGTGCAGTCGAAGATTTTATGGGTCCCCTGCTGCAGGTAGTGCTGTAAGGTTTAAAAAACGTCACGAAAAGGTAATTGAGAGCGTTTTTGATAAGACAATGGTTTAAAAAATAGAATAAGAATATAAAAATTAAAATTGCTTACTAATTTTAAGCAGAAATAAATAAAAGATCATGGCTTTAGAAATGAAAGTTCCTTCTCCCGGAGAATCTATTACAGAAGTTGAAATTGCTCAATGGCTGGTAAAAGATGGAGATTACGTAGAAAAAGATCAGGCAATTGCAGAAGTTGATAGTGACAAGGCAACGCTTGAATTGCTTAGCGGAGGCAAGCGGAATAATCACCCTTAAGGCAGAAGAAGGTGACGCAGTGGCCGTTGGCCAGGTGGTTTGTATCATTGATACAGATGCAGCAAGGCCTGACGGGGGAGGAGATGCAAAAGAAAGTGCTGAAAAAGAAGTTACCGAGGAGCGAGAAAAAACAGAATCTAAGGCTGACAGTAATAAAGCTGAACCAAAAACTGAGACCCCTTCTAAGTCTTCAACTCCTTCTCAAAAACAGGATAAGACTTACGCTACAGGAACTCCGTCTCCGGCAGCAAAGAAAATTCTTGATGAGAAAGGGATAGACTCAAAATCGGTTAATGGAACAAGCAGAGATGGTAGGATTACGCATGAAGATGCGGTGCAGGCAAAAGCTTCAATGGGAACTCCCGGTCGCGGAAAGAGAGGGGAATCCCGTAAAAAGATGTCAATGCTTCGCCGAAAGGTGGCAGAGCGTCTTGTAAGTGCAAAGAATGAGACGGCCATGCTTACCACTTTTAACGAAGTAGACATGTCTGCCATTTATTCTTTAAGAAAACAGTACAAAGACCAGTTTAAAGATAAACATGGTGTTGGATTAGGTTTTATGTCCTTTTTTACTTTAGCAATTGTTAGAGCACTTGATCTATTTCCCGATGTGAATTCTATGATTGATGGGGATTTCCAGGTGAAGTACGACTTTAAAGATATTAGTATTGCTGTTTCAGGACCAAAAGGTTTGATGGTTCCGGTAATAAGAAATGCTGAAAATCTTGGATTCCGGGGAATTGAAGATGAGGTAAAGCGATTGGCTTTAAGAGCACGTGATGGACAAATTACAGTAGATGAGATGACTGGTGGGACCTTTACTATTACAAATGGTGGAGTGTTTGGATCCATGTTATCTACGCCTATTATTAATCCACCCCAAAGTGCAATTCTTGGAATGCACAACATAGTCGACTTAGCCTGTTGCAATAGATGGACATGTGGAGATAAGACCTATAATGTTCGTTGCATTATCTTATGATCACAGGATCATTGACGGTAAGGAATCTGTAGGTTTTCTGGTAGCTGTAAAAGAAGCTCTTGAAAATCCGGAAGAATTACTAATGGATAATGATGTAAAAAGAGCTTTGGAGCTTTAATTTCTTCAGAGAGAAAAAAAGCGGACAGCAAATTTATTGCTGCCCGCTTTTTTTATTTTACAGTTTACTAAAATACCTCGAGTAAATTTAAGATGTTTAAAAGTAGTACAAACACCACTGCTACAGCAAGAATAGCCATCCCCAAATCACTTATTGAGCCTTTTTTTATCTCTTGATTCATACTGCCCCCTTTTAATAATTATAATGACTAATATAATTTATTATGCCAGGGAAGAGTATGGGGAAATTTCCCCATTTTTTGTTTATTTGAGGTAGAGAGACTTATTCTTGTAATCAATTACTGCCTTTCCTTTTTTAAGAATATCAGCACCAATGATTCCGTGAACTTTTTCAGCTTTATGATTTAGGAGAGCTTCGTTGACGTGAGTGAGATCAAAAAGGACCAGGTCTATTTTTTTCTTTTTCCAGCCCTTAATTTCAATATTATTTTGTTGTGCTATTTGGGTTAACATGTTAGTAGCACCTGAGCACCAGCTGCCCTGATATCGCTGTCTTCGGCCAGAAGTTCAAAATGCTTAACCGCTTCAAAGCCTACGCACGAGCTGGAGGCTCCTGTATCTAATATGAAATTACCTTCAATTTTATTGATCTTTGCCACCAGTTCGAAGTGGTTCGTCTCGGTGTAATTTAGTTTAATGCGATGGTAGCCTTTAGCTATCAATAGCTTCTTTAAAGAGGACATTCTTTTTCTTTTGAGCAAAGATAGGTGTTCAAAATAAATTATTTTTGCATTTATGATTTTAACTGATACCCACACACACTTATACTCCAAAGAATTTCAAAGCGATCGATTACAGATGGTTAAGAATGCAATGGAAGAAGATGTAAAGCGATTTTTTATTCCTGCCATAGACTCTTCACATACAGAAGCTATGTATGATCTTGAAAGGAACTTTCCAGACAATGTTTTTTTGATGATGGGCCTGCATCCTACATCAGTCAAAGAGAATTATGAAGAGGAATTAAGACTTGTAGAAGAGGAGCTGGCGAAAAGAAAATTTTATGCGGTGGGAGAAATAGGAATAGACCTTTTTTGGGATAAAACTCTTCTGGAGCAACAAAAAATCGCTTTCCGTCACCAAATAAAGCTAGCCAGGAGTTATGATTTACCAATTGTAATTCATTGCCGTGATGCTTTTGATGAAGTCTTTGAAGTTTTAGAAACGGAGAAGGACGAAAAATTGTTTGGAATATTCCACTGCTTTACCGGGAATCTTGAACAGGCG is part of the Antarcticibacterium sp. 1MA-6-2 genome and harbors:
- a CDS encoding alpha-ketoglutarate decarboxylase — translated: MTKALNFINPKVFFLLLFLIISNSQIKAQGIEKNPQNPSNFWDQVRLGGSLGLSFGNGNFTGALAPSAVYDFNSYFSAGVGISGAYASQRNYKATSFGGSVIGMFRPIQAIQLSAEYEQLNINTRYEFDGGSMKEQSWVPALFVGLGYNAGLSCYRGSL
- a CDS encoding polyprenyl synthetase family protein encodes the protein MIYILNLGGKRLRPVLTLMAAEIFDCSHKKALDAALAIEVFHNFSLVHDDIMDDAPLRRGNVTVHEKWDINTGILSGDAMLINAYQLFENYDGPVFKELAQLFSRTAIKVCEGQQYDVDFEARDNVKIGEYLKMIEYKTAVLVGASLQMGAIVAETTGECKEAVYEFGKLLGIAFQLQDDYLDVFGDPESFGKQIGGDIIENKKTFLYLTALAEADELQGRQLEHLYSINPPETSGKISAVKSIFESSGASNLARKEIEKYTTLAFEVLEGIDIPAHKKELLRNFGLLLMNRKV
- a CDS encoding TetR/AcrR family transcriptional regulator, whose amino-acid sequence is MKEDIIRTAADMFLTFGFKSVTMDEIANKMGISKKTIYANFSTKTKLVQATTIYILKSIEQGIENIKARENNPIVELYEIKKFVMNHLKDEKSSPQYQLNKYYPKVYQEVQENHSEMMHCSLADNLKKGIDDGLYSVLHTRRIY
- a CDS encoding TolC family protein — protein: MRFGTKQNLGGTATWNQLIFDGSYIVGVQSAQTLLAISRNAKTKTDQSVKEAIVSAYANVLLAEESVQILKKNLQTVDKNYSDTQKIFENGFAEEEDVEQLQITLLGLQNNLNRSERMLEISYEMLAHTLGLPVDTEIKLSEDLDVVAMKYYDLALLSKEIPVEENIDYRIAANNAEAARIFVRLEKAKALPSLTAFVNYGAQAYSGKFTFFNSDQEYFAQSILGVSLNIPIFSSGMRGARTQQMQIEYEQALLELDETENRIRLDINAARNDYEYSLENYETLKRNLELAERIENKNRIKFFEGLATSFELSEAQRQLFNAQQELLQSMLNVITTKATLENLLDTTKYSPNN
- a CDS encoding efflux RND transporter periplasmic adaptor subunit, whose amino-acid sequence is MKNLLYISLFSLLLVSCGKTEEGSVEDVIASNNLEEIRAKKVELSKQQSEIAGKIEQLDAAINQMDDTRGFPVVTVQEVIDTTFRHYTRVQGDVATRENIIIYPEFSGVLSQVHVEEGQQVRKGQLLATIDDGGLSSQVAQLEAQANLAKTTFERQQRLWEQNIGSEIQFLEAQTTYQSSQNAVNQLRSQLAKTNVRAPFSGVIDEVISDEGQVVNPGQNQLFRLVNLENMYVEAAVPETYLNQIKKGTSVIVEIPAINKQYEGEVKQVGSFINPNNRTFQVEVSIPNKDGFVKPNLIATVRLNDYTAEGAITIPESAIQKNSMGESIVYVLQKESDSTGTAVRKTVETGKTQDNQVEILSGIETDEQVIIQGSRNLRDQQKVKVKN